The region CGAAGACCACGTCCACGTCGGCGGCGGCCAGGCCCGCGTCGGCGAGCGCCAGGCGGGCCGCGTCGGCGAGCCGGGGCGTGTCCGGGCCGTCGAAGGTGGCCGCGTATCCGGCGAAGGAGCCGTACGTACGGGCGCCGCGGGCGCGGGCGCTCTCGGCGTCCTCCAGGACGAGCAGGGCGCCGCCCTCGCCGACGACGTGGCCGGTGGCCTCGGCGTCGAAGGGCAGGTAGGCGCGGGCCGGGTCCGGGACGTGGCTCATCCGGCCCTCGGCCAGGTGCGCGGCCCAGCCCCACGGGCAGAGCGAGGCGTCGACGGCGCCGGTCACCATCAGGGTGGCGCCCTTGCGCAGCTGTCGCCGGGCCTGGGCGACGGCGTCCAGGCCGCCGGCGCCCTCGGTGACGATGACGCCGCTGGGGCCGCGCAGCCCGTGCCGGATGGAGATCTGGCCGGAGTTGACGGCGTAGAACCAGGCGAAGGACTGGTACGCGCTGACGTGCTGGCCGCCCTTGCTCCACAGGGCCTCCAGCTCGCGCTGGCCGAACTCGTAGCCGCCCGCGGAGGAGGCGGTGACCACGCCCGCGCCGTACTCCGGCAGCTGGGCGGGGTCGGCGCCCGCGTCGTCGAGGGCCTCCTTGGCGGCGGCGAGCGAGAGCCGGGTGACGCGGTCGGTCTGCGGCAGCAGCCGGCTGGGGACGTGGTCCGCGTCGACGAAGCCCGGGATCTCCCCGGCCAGGCGTACGGGATAGCGGCTCGCGTCGAACCGGGTCAGCGGCCGGATGCCGCTCTCGCCCCGCAGGACGGCCTGCCACCAGGCCTCCGAGCCCAGCCCGTTGGGGGCGGTGACGCCGACGCCCGTGAAGACGGCGGTGGCGGCCCCCGCCGGGGCGCCGGACGGGTCGGTCGTGGGCGCGGTCATGCTGCTTCCTTCAGGCTCGGGCGGTTGAGGACCATGGCGCTCTGGAATCCGCCGAAGCCGCTGCCGACGCTGACGACCGCGTCGGTGCGCTGCTCGCGGGCGGTGAGCGGGGTGTAGTCCAGGTCGCAGTCCGGGTCCGCCTCGTGCAGGTTGGCGGTGGGCGGCACGGTGTTGTGCGCGATGGCCAGGGCGCTGGCGGCCACCTCCAGGGCGCCGATGGCGCCGAGCGAGTGCCCGATCATCGACTTGATGGAGCTGACGGGCACCTCGTAGGCCCGCTGCCCGAGGCTGCGCTTGAAGGCCGCGGTCTCGTGCTTGTCGTTCTGCTTTGTGCCCGAGCCGTGGGCGTTGACGTAGTCGATGGCGGAGGCGTCCAGCCGGGCCTCGGCGAGGGCGGCGGTGATGGCCGCGGCCATCTCCGCGCCGTCGGAGCGCAGCCCCGTCATGTGGTAGGCGTTGCTGCGGCTGGCGAAGCCGGAGATCTCTGCGTAGATCCGGGCGCCGCGGCGGCGGGCGCGCTCCAGCTCCTCGACGACCAGGACGGCGGAGCCCTCGCCGAGGACGAAGCCGTTGCGGGTGCGGTCGAAGGGCCGCGAGGCGGTCGCCGGGTCGTCGTTGCGGGTCGAGGTGGCGCGGATCGCGTCGAAGCAGGCCACGGTGATCGGCGAGATCGGCGCCTCGGTGGCGCCGGTGACCATCACGTCGGCGGAGCCCTCGCGGATCAGCTCGACGGCGTGGCCGATGGAGTCGAGTCCGGAGGTGCAGCCGGTGGAGACGAGCGACACGGGCCCCTGCGCGCCGCTGTCGCGGGCCACTTCGGCGGCCAGGGAGCTCGGGGTGAAGTAGTCGTAGAGGTGCGACACGGCCCGCGCGTGGTCCACGTTCCACAGCTTGCCCAGCTCGCTGACGGCCGCGTACTCGTGGTCGAGGCCGGTGGTGCAGCCGACGGCGCTGCCCAGGCTGACACCGGTACGCAGCGGGTCCAGCCCGTCGGCGACGCCGCTGTCGGCGATCGCCTCGCGGGCGCTGGTCAGCGCGAACAGGGCGGCGCGGTCGAGGCGGGCGGCCTCCTCCGCGTCGAACCCGTGTGCGGCGGGGTGGAAGTCGGCCTCGGCGGCGATCCTGGAGCGGAAGGAGGACGCGTCGAACAGCGTGATGGCCCGGGTCGCCGTACGGCCGGCGGTGAGCAGCTCCCAGAACTCCTTGGTGCCCACTCCTCCCGGGGCGACGACCCCTATACCGGTGATGACTACCCGTCTCATCGACTGTCCCTCACTGTTTTCCTCCAGGCCGGGGCCGGGCGGGCTCGCACCGCATGACGGCTTCAGTACTGCGAGCCTCGCCGCTCGGTCTGGAGCACGGCTAGAAGATCCGTGCAAGGCGACAATCAGCCACCCCAGCGCACCAGGGCGGTGCCCATGCTCATGCCGCCGCCGAATCCGGCGAGCAGCACGAGGTCCCCGTCTGCCGGTCCGCCGCCGCCGCGCACGGCGTGGTCCAGCGCCAGCGGGATGGAGGCGGCGCCGGTGTTGCCGTGGAAGTCCACCGGCAGGTGGACGGCGGCCCGGGTCAGGCCGAGCGGCTCCAGCAGGGAGCGCAGCATCTCGCCGTTGGCCTGGTGCGGGACGAAGTGGTCCACGTCGCCGGGCGCGAAGCCGAAGGTGCGCAGGATCTCCTCGACCGCGCCGGGCAGTTCCCGTACGACGAAGTCCCGCACGTCGCGCCCCCGCATCGCGAAGTAGTGCTCGCCGCGGGCCACCGTCTTCAGGGCGGCCGGTGTGCGGCTGCCGCCGGCGCCGACGCCGATCAGCCCGTGCAGGCTGCCGTCGGTGCGCAGGCCGGTGCCGATCAGGCCGTGGCCCTCGCGGACCGGGCCGAGGACGACGGCGCCGGCGCCGTCGCCGAACAGGGGGGCGGTCCTGCGGTCGGCCGGGTCGACGATCCGCGAGTAGACGCCGGTTCCGACGACCAGTGCGGGGCGGCGCCGGCCGTCCGCCTCGGGGGCGGCCAGCAGCCGGGCGCCGGTGTGCAGGGCCGCCGCGAAGCCGCTGCACACGGCGTTGACGTCGAAGGCGGCCGCGTGGCGGGCGCCGAGCAGGTGCTGCACGAGGGCGGCGGTGGCCGGCTG is a window of Streptomyces subrutilus DNA encoding:
- a CDS encoding ketosynthase chain-length factor, translated to MTAPTTDPSGAPAGAATAVFTGVGVTAPNGLGSEAWWQAVLRGESGIRPLTRFDASRYPVRLAGEIPGFVDADHVPSRLLPQTDRVTRLSLAAAKEALDDAGADPAQLPEYGAGVVTASSAGGYEFGQRELEALWSKGGQHVSAYQSFAWFYAVNSGQISIRHGLRGPSGVIVTEGAGGLDAVAQARRQLRKGATLMVTGAVDASLCPWGWAAHLAEGRMSHVPDPARAYLPFDAEATGHVVGEGGALLVLEDAESARARGARTYGSFAGYAATFDGPDTPRLADAARLALADAGLAAADVDVVFADAAGERAADRAEAEAITALFGPRGVPVTAPKSMTGRLLSGGASLDLAAALFALRDQVIPPTTGTARPADDCPLDLVTGAPRTGTALRTALVLARGRGGFNAAAVVRAA
- a CDS encoding beta-ketoacyl-[acyl-carrier-protein] synthase family protein, with product MRRVVITGIGVVAPGGVGTKEFWELLTAGRTATRAITLFDASSFRSRIAAEADFHPAAHGFDAEEAARLDRAALFALTSAREAIADSGVADGLDPLRTGVSLGSAVGCTTGLDHEYAAVSELGKLWNVDHARAVSHLYDYFTPSSLAAEVARDSGAQGPVSLVSTGCTSGLDSIGHAVELIREGSADVMVTGATEAPISPITVACFDAIRATSTRNDDPATASRPFDRTRNGFVLGEGSAVLVVEELERARRRGARIYAEISGFASRSNAYHMTGLRSDGAEMAAAITAALAEARLDASAIDYVNAHGSGTKQNDKHETAAFKRSLGQRAYEVPVSSIKSMIGHSLGAIGALEVAASALAIAHNTVPPTANLHEADPDCDLDYTPLTAREQRTDAVVSVGSGFGGFQSAMVLNRPSLKEAA
- a CDS encoding 3-oxoacyl-ACP synthase III family protein; translation: MSVHSPGLGSVGILGTGSYLPERIVPNETIAARVGVTPAWIERKTGVRQRRYAAPHQAASDLAAEAARRALEASGTDPEDLAWIVVATSTPDHTQPATAALVQHLLGARHAAAFDVNAVCSGFAAALHTGARLLAAPEADGRRRPALVVGTGVYSRIVDPADRRTAPLFGDGAGAVVLGPVREGHGLIGTGLRTDGSLHGLIGVGAGGSRTPAALKTVARGEHYFAMRGRDVRDFVVRELPGAVEEILRTFGFAPGDVDHFVPHQANGEMLRSLLEPLGLTRAAVHLPVDFHGNTGAASIPLALDHAVRGGGGPADGDLVLLAGFGGGMSMGTALVRWGG